Genomic segment of Pseudomonadales bacterium:
GAACAAGCTGATTTAGCGGCCGCCGATAACGAGGTGCCGGTCGGTGCAGTCATGGTATTGCACGACGAGTTGCTGGCTGTGGGGCGTAACCAAATGATTACGTTGAACGATCCCAGCGCACATGCTGAAATCCAATGCCTGCGTGCAGCTGCGGCGAAGTTAGATAACTATCGCCTGTTAGATACTACCTTGTATGTTTCCCTCGAACCTTGTGCGATGTGTGCTGGTGCAATTGTGCATGCGCGGGTGGCGCGTTTGGTGTATGCGGCGACTGAGCCCAAGGCAGGTGCAGTCAAATCGCAGATGCGTTTTTTTGAACAAGATTTTTTAAATCACCAAGTCGATGTTGCTGAGCCGGTGTTAGCAGACTGTGCAGGTGAGAAGCTAAGCCGTTTTTTTCGTCAGCGCCGAGCGCTTAAGAAAAGTAAACTGTAAGCAGCGTGTATCGGCTTATCTCTGGTTTTAGCCCTCAATTTGCCTTGCTGCTAAAACATAGAAAAACACAGAATATCAATAGTGCATAGCAGTATTATGCCTGCGGCTCTGGCGTGAGCTTGTTGACGCTAGCGGGTAAAATCTGCTGCAGCTCTTTGACGTTCATTTGTGCTGGCAACTGTTGGTCACTGGACTTAGGAAAGCGCCATTCCAATAAGTCTTGAAACTGACGAATATTTTGCACGTAGTTAACCGGCTCTGTGCCTCTGGCTCGCCCATGGCGTGTGTATTGATACCATGCCTTTTGTTCAAGCAGTGGCAG
This window contains:
- the tadA gene encoding tRNA adenosine(34) deaminase TadA; this translates as MTKLSADTLERDAYWMRQALEQADLAAADNEVPVGAVMVLHDELLAVGRNQMITLNDPSAHAEIQCLRAAAAKLDNYRLLDTTLYVSLEPCAMCAGAIVHARVARLVYAATEPKAGAVKSQMRFFEQDFLNHQVDVAEPVLADCAGEKLSRFFRQRRALKKSKL
- a CDS encoding lytic transglycosylase F, with translation LPLLEQKAWYQYTRHGRARGTEPVNYVQNIRQFQDLLEWRFPKSSDQQLPAQMNVKELQQILPASVNKLTPEPQA